The following proteins are co-located in the Pedosphaera parvula Ellin514 genome:
- a CDS encoding toprim domain-containing protein yields the protein MAENKKNVYDESKIKTLSSLEHIRLRTGMYIGRIGDGSHHDDGCYVLLKEVIDNTIDEYIMGYGKEVQIKVEGNKVSVRDFGRGIPLGKVIDCVSKINTGAKYNDDVFQFSVGLNGVGTKAVNALSKDFYVRSHRGGEFSEASFKQGKLKGEKTGKTTEPDGTFIEFEPDPTIFKESEFRAEYIEKRLRHYSYLNTGLKLQFNGQTFQSKNGLLDLVMEDLRADNSEPIYPPLHFANKTLEFCFTHSNSRYGESFFSFVNGQYTSDGGTHLSAFREGLLKAVNEHSKGKYEGDDVRECMVGAVAIRLKDPLFESQTKNKLGNTEIRTELVNTVREELLHFFNRNREVAEKIMAKVEDTRQLRKELQDVKKLARERAKAITFRIPQLKDCKVHFDKEKGKGKGSMVFLTEGQSAAGSIVSCRDVNTQAIFVLKGKPLNVWDLKRDIVYKNDEMYNLMRSLDIEDNLEGLRYEKVILATDADVDGLHIRNLLITYFFRFFDQLVQDGHLYVLETPLFRVRNKDKTIYCYSEAERDTASQALGKSCEITRFKGLGEISPAEFKQFIGKEMRLSQVEYAAKPDASNILSFYMGRNTPERKDYIMENLIVPVED from the coding sequence ATGGCCGAGAACAAGAAAAACGTATACGACGAGAGTAAAATCAAGACGCTTTCCTCGCTCGAACACATCCGGTTGCGCACCGGCATGTACATCGGGCGCATCGGTGACGGCTCCCATCACGACGACGGTTGCTACGTCCTGCTCAAGGAAGTCATCGATAATACCATCGATGAATACATCATGGGCTACGGCAAGGAAGTCCAGATCAAGGTCGAGGGCAACAAGGTGAGCGTGCGCGACTTCGGCCGCGGCATCCCGCTGGGCAAGGTCATCGATTGCGTTTCCAAGATCAATACCGGCGCCAAGTATAACGACGACGTGTTTCAATTCAGCGTCGGCCTCAACGGCGTCGGCACCAAGGCCGTCAATGCACTCTCCAAGGATTTTTATGTCCGCAGCCATCGCGGCGGCGAATTTTCGGAAGCCTCGTTCAAGCAAGGCAAGTTGAAGGGTGAAAAGACTGGCAAGACCACGGAACCCGACGGCACGTTTATCGAGTTCGAGCCAGATCCGACGATTTTTAAGGAGAGCGAGTTTCGCGCCGAGTACATCGAAAAACGTCTCCGCCATTACAGTTACCTGAATACCGGCCTCAAGCTGCAGTTCAACGGCCAGACGTTTCAATCCAAAAACGGATTGCTCGATCTCGTCATGGAAGATCTCCGCGCCGACAACAGCGAGCCGATCTATCCCCCGCTCCATTTCGCGAACAAGACGCTGGAATTTTGCTTCACGCACAGCAACAGTCGTTATGGCGAAAGCTTTTTCTCCTTCGTCAACGGTCAATACACCTCCGACGGCGGCACGCACTTGAGCGCCTTCCGCGAAGGTTTGCTCAAGGCGGTCAACGAACATTCCAAGGGCAAATACGAAGGCGATGACGTGCGCGAATGCATGGTCGGCGCCGTCGCGATTCGCCTGAAGGACCCGTTATTCGAATCGCAAACCAAGAACAAACTGGGCAACACCGAAATCCGCACCGAGCTCGTGAACACGGTGCGCGAGGAATTACTCCACTTCTTCAATCGTAATCGCGAAGTCGCTGAGAAGATCATGGCGAAGGTGGAAGACACCCGCCAGCTCCGCAAGGAATTGCAGGATGTGAAGAAACTCGCCCGAGAGCGTGCGAAGGCGATAACGTTCCGTATCCCGCAGCTCAAGGATTGCAAGGTGCATTTCGACAAGGAAAAGGGCAAAGGCAAGGGCTCGATGGTCTTCCTCACAGAAGGTCAATCCGCCGCCGGTTCCATTGTGAGCTGTCGCGACGTCAATACCCAGGCCATCTTCGTGCTCAAGGGCAAGCCGCTCAACGTTTGGGATCTCAAGCGCGACATCGTTTACAAGAACGACGAAATGTACAATCTCATGCGCAGTCTCGACATCGAGGACAACCTCGAAGGTTTGCGTTACGAGAAGGTGATCCTCGCCACCGACGCCGACGTCGACGGCCTGCACATCCGCAATTTATTGATCACTTACTTTTTCCGGTTCTTTGATCAGTTGGTGCAGGACGGCCATCTCTACGTGCTCGAAACACCCCTCTTCCGCGTGCGCAACAAGGATAAAACCATTTACTGTTATTCCGAAGCGGAGCGCGATACCGCGTCGCAGGCGCTGGGCAAAAGTTGCGAGATCACCCGATTCAAAGGATTGGGAGAAATCTCGCCCGCCGAGTTCAAGCAATTCATCGGCAAGGAAATGCGCCTCAGCCAGGTCGAATACGCCGCCAAGCCGGACGCCTCGAACATCCTTTCGTTCTACATGGGCCGCAATACACCCGAGCGCAAGGATTACATCATGGAAAACCTCATCGTCCCTGTCGAAGACTAA
- a CDS encoding addiction module protein: protein MDINLPLDQMTREEKLRLMEAIRADLSRHDEQVESPGWHEGELCERDDKLKSVGELPVDWETAKTHLRDRLV from the coding sequence ATGGATATCAACCTGCCGTTGGATCAGATGACACGAGAGGAAAAATTGCGGTTAATGGAGGCGATCCGGGCGGATTTGAGTCGCCACGACGAACAGGTGGAATCGCCGGGTTGGCACGAGGGTGAGTTGTGCGAGCGGGATGATAAATTGAAATCCGTCGGGGAGCTTCCCGTGGATTGGGAAACCGCCAAGACTCATCTGCGCGACCGGCTGGTGTGA
- a CDS encoding HEAT repeat domain-containing protein, translating to MMKKNQFRLMLIIVVLAAILGGLAWHSATPKEPIYHGKPLGDWLEGISENMKPEQEQALLILAKMGTNATPIIVRKLEQNDSPIRNKYRDAWPTLPAWPKKVLPTPAPETFTVEDAERAFRSVLGTNMASQLPQLLTHPNPAVREAVAPEIWEAYRLRSIPSEQLLSLCIFALKDPDPLVRFNSALVLERFGPAASNAVPNLIHSLRSSEAGRRKGSTIHVRAVALRVLGSIGSAAASAVPALTNLLSSSDVEFRIQVAAALWYITQDETIALPVFISDVPKLDKSLMGSEAIHPLRAMGPRAKAAVPMLLNEINRYTNYGDNGSRFSIALEAIDPDAAAKIWVK from the coding sequence ATGATGAAGAAAAACCAGTTCCGCCTCATGCTTATAATTGTGGTGCTTGCCGCAATTTTGGGCGGATTGGCCTGGCACAGTGCCACGCCGAAGGAGCCCATTTATCACGGAAAACCTCTGGGCGACTGGCTGGAAGGGATAAGTGAGAATATGAAACCGGAGCAGGAACAGGCACTCCTGATCCTGGCCAAAATGGGAACCAACGCCACTCCCATCATAGTGCGCAAGCTGGAGCAAAATGATTCGCCCATAAGAAACAAATATCGCGACGCCTGGCCGACGCTGCCTGCCTGGCCAAAAAAGGTTCTGCCCACGCCTGCGCCTGAAACCTTTACCGTGGAGGATGCTGAAAGAGCGTTCCGATCTGTGCTGGGCACCAACATGGCCAGTCAATTACCCCAACTGCTCACTCATCCCAACCCCGCAGTCCGTGAAGCCGTTGCTCCAGAGATTTGGGAAGCATACAGGCTTCGTTCCATTCCGAGCGAGCAGCTTTTATCCCTTTGTATTTTCGCCTTGAAGGACCCCGATCCTCTGGTTCGCTTTAATTCAGCTTTGGTTTTGGAACGCTTCGGTCCGGCTGCCTCAAATGCCGTTCCCAACCTTATCCACTCATTGCGGAGCAGCGAAGCGGGCCGTAGAAAAGGTTCGACAATCCATGTTCGTGCTGTTGCGCTCCGGGTATTGGGAAGCATCGGTTCGGCCGCTGCAAGTGCCGTTCCCGCGTTGACGAATCTCTTATCTTCATCTGATGTCGAATTCCGCATCCAGGTGGCCGCTGCTCTCTGGTACATCACCCAGGATGAAACCATCGCTCTTCCCGTATTCATTTCTGATGTTCCTAAACTGGACAAATCTCTAATGGGATCCGAGGCCATACACCCCTTGAGAGCAATGGGCCCCCGGGCAAAAGCTGCAGTTCCCATGCTCCTGAATGAAATAAACAGGTATACAAATTACGGAGACAACGGCAGCAGATTCAGCATCGCCCTCGAAGCCATTGACCCTGACGCTGCTGCAAAAATCTGGGTGAAATGA
- a CDS encoding addiction module protein — protein sequence MPLARMRLTEKLRAMVAIWADLSRNGEQVQSPGWHQRELCKRDDKVKSVGEIGG from the coding sequence TTGCCTCTGGCCCGGATGCGCCTTACCGAAAAATTGCGGGCAATGGTAGCCATCTGGGCCGATTTGAGTCGCAATGGGGAGCAGGTGCAATCGCCGGGTTGGCACCAGCGTGAGTTGTGCAAGCGGGATGACAAAGTGAAGTCGGTCGGGGAGATTGGCGGCTAA
- a CDS encoding FRG domain-containing protein gives MENQTPLSNREPGPWVEVSYLDGIRIVEIPTFEAFFQFLQIGFGGSTDHSLSWRGQRCAEWEITSSLARVSKSEDWAHIFRYREAVARCTNVEFEIQNSDKDSEELKLWALGQHHGLKTPLIDWTKYPYVALFFAFAEPQASTCGRRAVFALNFHETASLNFNITETHGMAPFKQKLSKTPYTDDFRRYILEEIGVPDQIRKMVEESKISDAVKEWLCDNEYQRLKKKQLRFYTPSTKENQRIHSQGGSLVYTPGNVPVETWIRTYNELRPPPWDQIPLLTKVIIPETERKAILKGLNKMNINYLTLFPDLGGAAQYCNMLLTEGRELGLKSI, from the coding sequence ATGGAAAATCAAACTCCTTTATCAAATCGGGAGCCCGGTCCATGGGTTGAGGTTTCTTATCTGGATGGCATTCGCATCGTCGAAATACCAACGTTTGAGGCGTTCTTCCAGTTTCTACAAATTGGTTTCGGTGGCAGCACAGACCATTCTCTCTCGTGGAGAGGTCAGCGATGCGCGGAATGGGAAATAACATCCTCGCTTGCTCGGGTTTCGAAGTCGGAAGATTGGGCTCACATCTTTCGATATCGTGAGGCGGTTGCTCGATGTACGAACGTTGAATTTGAAATACAAAACTCTGACAAGGACAGCGAAGAGCTCAAATTATGGGCTTTAGGCCAACACCATGGGCTAAAAACACCGCTCATAGACTGGACTAAATATCCTTACGTTGCTTTGTTCTTTGCTTTTGCAGAGCCACAGGCGTCGACATGCGGTCGAAGAGCAGTGTTTGCATTAAATTTTCACGAGACTGCATCCTTAAATTTTAACATCACTGAAACCCATGGGATGGCACCATTCAAACAGAAGCTTTCGAAGACACCATACACTGATGACTTTAGGCGTTATATTTTAGAGGAAATAGGTGTTCCTGATCAGATAAGGAAAATGGTAGAGGAGTCGAAAATTTCGGACGCCGTTAAAGAGTGGCTGTGTGACAATGAATATCAGCGACTGAAAAAGAAGCAGCTTCGATTCTATACTCCCAGCACAAAAGAAAATCAGCGCATCCACAGCCAAGGAGGCAGTCTAGTTTATACTCCGGGAAATGTCCCCGTTGAAACATGGATACGTACATACAATGAGCTAAGACCTCCACCTTGGGATCAAATTCCTTTACTTACCAAAGTAATCATTCCGGAAACCGAACGGAAAGCCATATTGAAGGGTTTGAACAAAATGAACATAAACTATCTGACGCTTTTTCCAGATCTTGGTGGTGCAGCTCAATACTGCAACATGCTTTTAACTGAGGGGCGCGAACTGGGTCTAAAGAGTATTTGA
- a CDS encoding CHAP domain-containing protein — protein MKLKILISTGTGMLGVAVAVLLAASAASVSAQSYTWGTTLVSGGTWMTGHGVNVFWNGTPNCNPNYVGGNSYTTYNGTQYYTGEQYQCGELPFRLYTTLGWYLGAWPDTYAYQMYTSPPAGMQTHANGSGYVPVPGDCVVWNTAATTDTAGHVAVVNYVDGGHVYICEQNMCNYGTAILNRSGSNGSTLARADGWGAGALLGCVHSPNNPNTYINTHINPCVARTSDGRLELFAVDLSGNMTHNYQTSPGGSWAGWTLLGTASNLFATNSFPAVGVNADGRLELFAVASSGVINHIWQKVAGSSAATNWSSFTAFSSSVSPTAKLAVGNWANGVQDLFVIGTDGVLYHNYQTAPNSGWAGFVSLGGSWQQDGDIAVGRENDGRVEVFVIGNTGNLYHNWETAANGTSWNGWANIGGALAEQVRVAVGRNSDGRLEVFTLGTDGVCYHEWETTANTPGTWSSWGSLGGLWKVDAKPFVGTDSNGALEVFLIGSTGNLYHNYQSGGGWSGWLSLTGSFTQNVRPCVGMNQSGKLEVFLTGPSADVQTATESAANSATWSAFSSLGGSWN, from the coding sequence ATGAAACTTAAAATTCTTATTTCCACAGGTACCGGGATGCTCGGTGTCGCGGTTGCCGTGTTGCTGGCGGCTTCGGCTGCCAGTGTGTCGGCGCAATCTTACACCTGGGGGACCACGCTCGTGTCGGGTGGCACCTGGATGACTGGTCACGGGGTCAATGTGTTTTGGAATGGAACTCCCAACTGCAATCCCAATTACGTGGGCGGTAATTCTTACACGACTTATAACGGCACCCAATACTACACGGGCGAACAATATCAGTGCGGCGAATTGCCGTTCCGCCTCTACACGACGCTGGGTTGGTATCTCGGGGCATGGCCGGATACTTATGCGTATCAGATGTACACGTCCCCACCCGCCGGTATGCAGACTCACGCAAATGGTTCCGGCTATGTGCCGGTGCCGGGCGATTGTGTCGTGTGGAATACAGCGGCTACTACAGATACAGCGGGGCATGTGGCGGTGGTGAATTATGTGGATGGCGGGCATGTTTATATTTGCGAGCAGAACATGTGCAATTATGGGACCGCCATCCTTAACCGCTCCGGCAGCAACGGTTCGACTTTGGCCCGGGCGGACGGCTGGGGCGCGGGGGCGTTGCTCGGTTGTGTGCATTCGCCCAACAATCCCAACACTTATATTAATACTCACATCAATCCCTGCGTCGCCCGCACTTCGGATGGCCGCCTGGAACTCTTCGCCGTCGATCTCTCCGGCAACATGACTCACAATTATCAGACCAGTCCTGGCGGATCGTGGGCTGGTTGGACCTTGCTTGGGACAGCGAGTAATCTTTTTGCCACCAACTCCTTTCCGGCTGTTGGAGTGAACGCCGATGGACGTCTGGAGCTGTTCGCCGTGGCCAGCAGTGGCGTGATTAATCACATCTGGCAAAAGGTTGCCGGCAGCAGCGCGGCCACCAATTGGTCCTCGTTCACGGCGTTCAGCTCCTCGGTCAGTCCCACGGCCAAGCTCGCGGTTGGCAATTGGGCGAATGGAGTGCAGGACCTTTTCGTGATTGGGACTGATGGTGTGCTTTATCATAATTATCAGACCGCTCCCAACAGCGGTTGGGCGGGCTTCGTCAGCCTGGGTGGTTCGTGGCAGCAGGACGGTGATATTGCGGTGGGCCGCGAGAATGATGGTCGCGTGGAGGTATTTGTCATCGGCAACACCGGCAACCTTTATCACAACTGGGAGACTGCCGCTAACGGCACCAGTTGGAATGGCTGGGCAAATATCGGCGGAGCCTTGGCGGAGCAGGTGCGCGTGGCGGTGGGCCGCAACTCGGATGGGCGATTGGAAGTATTCACGCTGGGCACCGATGGTGTCTGCTATCACGAGTGGGAAACGACCGCCAACACGCCTGGCACCTGGAGCAGTTGGGGCAGCCTGGGCGGCCTGTGGAAGGTTGATGCGAAACCATTTGTCGGCACGGACTCGAACGGCGCGCTGGAAGTGTTTCTCATAGGCAGCACCGGTAATTTGTATCACAACTACCAAAGCGGTGGCGGGTGGTCCGGTTGGTTGAGCCTGACCGGGAGCTTTACCCAAAACGTCCGTCCCTGCGTGGGAATGAATCAGAGCGGAAAACTGGAGGTCTTCCTCACCGGTCCAAGTGCCGACGTACAGACCGCCACGGAAAGCGCGGCGAACAGCGCCACCTGGTCGGCCTTTAGCAGCCTGGGCGGAAGCTGGAATTAA
- a CDS encoding DUF6882 domain-containing protein has translation MFNPFKLRQRTYNFETTVSPEADAFLAEARAELNPKQDAMETTWRFDDATQWNFQQQTGIFKMDFEDGSQWQADGQILGSYSPQKKIWEWAWHNPNIDEAVARASHKVGELGERWGIDYLRDAQVDLPDEKYIALLCAIGIHAIAAAGVYQTDANGISVYILLSNFRWTKTG, from the coding sequence ATGTTTAACCCCTTCAAGCTTCGGCAACGAACCTACAATTTCGAGACGACAGTGTCGCCGGAAGCAGATGCGTTTCTGGCGGAGGCACGCGCGGAGTTGAATCCCAAACAGGACGCCATGGAAACCACCTGGCGCTTCGATGACGCGACGCAATGGAATTTCCAACAGCAGACCGGCATCTTTAAAATGGATTTTGAGGACGGCTCGCAATGGCAGGCCGATGGCCAAATCCTCGGCAGTTATTCGCCGCAAAAGAAGATCTGGGAATGGGCGTGGCATAATCCGAACATCGATGAAGCCGTCGCCCGCGCCAGCCACAAGGTGGGGGAACTGGGCGAACGCTGGGGAATTGATTATCTGCGCGATGCCCAGGTGGATTTGCCCGATGAGAAATACATCGCCCTGCTCTGCGCCATTGGCATCCACGCCATCGCCGCCGCCGGCGTTTACCAAACCGATGCCAACGGCATCTCCGTTTACATCCTTCTCAGCAACTTCCGCTGGACCAAAACTGGCTGA
- a CDS encoding Ig domain-containing protein: MKKLLTPLIGNKIFLLSLLLFVSTRPVQAGDVNSYLVLKGQSFFQSDAGSAAASGATIQAQVSPNGFNFVTNAALLPPGGTWVVLPAKSDGFTLKQNFASVVALDAAYPNGTYAVATAGVNDGMKTNYLSLTGNLYPTTPHFSNFNAAQAVDPTLDFTLTWDAIAGATANDFLQIQIRDCTGNKVIASPEFGKSGGLNGLATAFTIPAQTLRSGMTYTAEMQVVRISTFDNTSYPGASGVAAYLDDLQMNLITTGTQVGCAQGQFQLVFNFASGSFGSGTTGTISFPQAISYYFALYNVDNDTNYPSTVTFTGPSSSGLNNTTNSNVGSDFGTSAFYSSPPINTPPFPGGGIYTVVYKGMSNNFNLPNPDAVNEQVLIVPSVAIDASNVVQQIYWTYKSSSGATIAAPAFMGNIEIRVEGFNGRLYDAGNEQNRIAPSVTNHFPTQTIIWTNVTSIGMVFNDLVGNSYDSYWNRTLQPLAITTTNLPIATQGSFYSFLLSASGGNQQYNWSVVSNSLPGGLTLNGITGEISGTPSTSGNFNFIAQVQDTSGSFTNRVLSLLVNAGNTPAITLSSPTVANGQFRFQVNGHSGVNYTIQVSTNLINWAALLTTNSTSTSFKVLDAGVGGFSRRYYRVQTGP, from the coding sequence ATGAAAAAGCTCCTAACTCCATTGATCGGAAACAAAATCTTCCTTTTGTCGCTGCTGTTGTTTGTCAGCACTCGCCCCGTCCAGGCGGGAGATGTCAATTCATACCTTGTTTTGAAAGGGCAATCTTTCTTTCAAAGTGATGCCGGTTCAGCGGCCGCATCCGGTGCTACGATTCAGGCCCAGGTTTCTCCCAATGGCTTTAATTTCGTCACGAACGCCGCACTTTTGCCGCCTGGCGGTACCTGGGTGGTTTTGCCTGCCAAAAGCGACGGTTTTACTTTGAAGCAAAACTTCGCCTCGGTTGTCGCGCTGGATGCCGCATATCCCAACGGTACTTACGCCGTCGCGACCGCCGGGGTGAACGATGGTATGAAGACGAACTATTTGAGTCTAACCGGCAATCTCTACCCGACGACGCCTCATTTCAGTAATTTCAACGCGGCTCAAGCGGTCGATCCAACACTGGATTTCACCTTGACCTGGGATGCGATTGCGGGAGCAACGGCTAATGATTTTTTGCAGATCCAGATCAGGGACTGCACGGGCAATAAGGTGATTGCCTCGCCAGAATTTGGCAAATCCGGCGGTTTGAATGGACTGGCCACTGCGTTCACCATTCCAGCGCAAACGTTGCGTTCGGGAATGACTTATACCGCGGAGATGCAGGTGGTCCGCATATCCACGTTTGATAATACCAGTTATCCCGGAGCGAGCGGGGTGGCAGCGTATTTGGATGACTTGCAAATGAATTTGATTACCACCGGGACGCAGGTGGGATGTGCGCAGGGCCAATTCCAGTTGGTTTTTAATTTTGCCAGCGGCAGTTTCGGTTCGGGCACCACGGGAACCATTTCGTTTCCGCAAGCGATAAGCTATTATTTCGCATTGTATAACGTGGACAATGACACGAATTATCCCTCTACGGTGACTTTTACCGGGCCATCCAGCTCGGGGCTGAACAATACGACCAATTCAAATGTAGGCTCGGATTTCGGCACCTCAGCCTTCTACAGCAGTCCGCCCATCAACACGCCACCCTTTCCAGGAGGCGGCATCTATACAGTGGTTTACAAAGGAATGAGCAACAATTTCAATCTGCCGAATCCGGATGCCGTCAACGAACAGGTGTTGATTGTTCCCTCAGTGGCCATCGATGCCTCGAATGTGGTGCAGCAAATCTATTGGACTTATAAAAGCAGCTCGGGCGCCACGATTGCGGCGCCGGCATTCATGGGCAACATTGAGATCCGCGTGGAAGGTTTCAATGGCAGATTGTATGACGCAGGCAACGAGCAAAATCGGATTGCTCCTTCCGTCACCAACCATTTTCCCACACAAACGATCATCTGGACAAACGTCACCAGTATCGGGATGGTGTTCAACGACCTCGTCGGAAATTCCTATGACAGTTATTGGAACCGGACGTTGCAGCCGCTTGCGATCACCACAACAAATCTGCCCATTGCAACGCAAGGTTCGTTTTATAGTTTTCTGCTGAGCGCCAGCGGCGGCAATCAGCAATATAACTGGTCGGTTGTTTCCAACTCCCTGCCAGGTGGGCTGACCTTGAATGGCATCACGGGGGAAATCAGCGGCACACCTTCCACCAGTGGCAATTTCAACTTCATCGCGCAAGTGCAGGACACGTCCGGGAGCTTCACCAATCGAGTCTTGAGTTTGTTGGTAAATGCTGGAAATACACCTGCCATAACACTTAGTTCCCCGACGGTTGCAAATGGACAATTTAGGTTTCAGGTGAATGGACACTCCGGCGTGAATTATACCATCCAGGTTTCCACCAACTTGATAAACTGGGCCGCGCTCCTCACCACCAATTCCACCAGTACCAGCTTCAAAGTGCTTGATGCCGGCGTTGGTGGCTTTTCCCGGCGCTATTATCGTGTTCAAACCGGACCGTGA